In one window of Streptomyces roseofulvus DNA:
- a CDS encoding MDR family MFS transporter: MAQETSPPRPGGEPEPVPAPGEGQSRRTVLVAIGALLLGMLLAALDQTIVSTALPTIVSELGGMEHLSWVVTAYMLASTAATPLWGKLGDQYGRKKLFQGAIVLFLIGSALCGIAQNMPQLIAFRAVQGLGGGGLMVLSMAIVGDLVPPRERGRYQGLFGAVFGATSVLGPLLGGFFTEQLSWRWVFYINLPIGVVALFVIAAVLHIPVRATRHTIDYLGTFLIASVATCLVLVASLGGTTWAWGSPQIIGLALLGAVLLVCFVAVERRAAEPVLPLKLFRIRTFTLVSVISFVIGFAMFGAMTYLPTFLQVVQGVSPTMSGVHMLPMVVGMLLTSTASGQIVSRTGRWKVFPIAGTAVTALGLLLLNELTETTPTWQMSLYFFVFGAGLGLVMQVLVLVVQNAVGYEDLGVATSGATFFRSIGASFGVAVFGTIFTNRLTHKLEDVFARAADAGTPLPPGTGAGQVAADPRAVDRLPPELRPEVLHAYATSITDVFLYAAPVVLVAFVVAWFLREDPLRASVTAPDTSQTLASNPVERTSYEEAARALSVLGSREGRKEIYERITARAGLDLAPASSWLLLRIRRHGGVEPARLAETVPVPLRVITDAAREVEERRLARREGLRLVLTDTGAATAARLAEAREESLAALLGDWWGPDRPTDLVQLVTELNAELCGSDAEHPRAPEPPRDHRA, encoded by the coding sequence ATGGCCCAGGAGACCAGCCCGCCGCGACCCGGCGGGGAGCCGGAGCCCGTCCCGGCGCCGGGCGAGGGGCAGAGCCGTCGTACCGTGCTCGTCGCGATCGGCGCACTGCTCCTCGGCATGCTGCTCGCCGCCCTCGACCAGACGATCGTCTCCACCGCCCTCCCCACCATCGTCAGCGAGCTCGGCGGCATGGAGCACCTCTCCTGGGTGGTCACCGCCTACATGCTCGCCTCCACGGCCGCGACGCCGCTGTGGGGCAAGCTGGGCGACCAGTACGGGCGGAAGAAGCTCTTCCAGGGAGCCATCGTCCTCTTCCTCATCGGCTCCGCCCTCTGCGGCATCGCCCAGAACATGCCCCAGCTCATCGCCTTCCGGGCGGTCCAGGGCCTCGGCGGCGGCGGGCTCATGGTGCTGTCGATGGCGATCGTCGGGGACCTCGTGCCACCCCGGGAACGCGGCAGGTACCAGGGGCTCTTCGGTGCCGTCTTCGGCGCCACCAGCGTCCTCGGCCCCCTGCTCGGCGGGTTCTTCACCGAACAGCTCTCCTGGCGCTGGGTCTTCTACATCAACCTCCCCATCGGCGTCGTCGCCCTCTTCGTCATCGCCGCCGTCCTGCACATCCCGGTCCGCGCCACCCGCCACACCATCGACTACCTCGGCACCTTCCTCATCGCCTCCGTCGCCACCTGCCTGGTCCTCGTCGCCTCCCTCGGCGGCACCACCTGGGCGTGGGGGTCGCCGCAGATCATCGGGCTCGCGCTGCTCGGCGCCGTCCTGCTCGTCTGCTTCGTGGCCGTCGAGCGGCGGGCCGCCGAACCCGTCCTGCCGCTCAAACTCTTCCGGATCCGCACCTTCACCCTCGTCTCGGTCATCAGCTTCGTCATCGGCTTCGCCATGTTCGGCGCGATGACCTACCTGCCGACCTTCCTCCAGGTCGTCCAAGGCGTCAGCCCCACCATGTCCGGCGTGCACATGCTGCCGATGGTCGTCGGCATGCTGCTCACCTCCACCGCCTCCGGCCAGATCGTGTCGCGGACCGGCCGCTGGAAGGTCTTCCCGATCGCCGGCACCGCCGTCACCGCACTCGGCCTGCTGCTCCTCAACGAGCTGACCGAGACGACGCCCACCTGGCAGATGAGCCTGTACTTCTTCGTCTTCGGCGCCGGACTCGGCCTGGTCATGCAGGTGCTCGTCCTCGTCGTGCAGAACGCCGTCGGATACGAGGACCTGGGCGTCGCCACCTCCGGCGCGACCTTCTTCCGCTCCATCGGCGCCTCCTTCGGCGTCGCCGTCTTCGGCACGATCTTCACCAACCGGCTCACCCACAAGCTGGAGGACGTCTTCGCCCGCGCCGCCGACGCCGGCACGCCGCTCCCGCCGGGCACCGGGGCCGGCCAGGTCGCCGCCGACCCGCGCGCCGTCGACCGGCTCCCGCCCGAGCTGCGCCCCGAGGTGCTGCACGCGTACGCCACCTCCATCACGGACGTCTTCCTGTACGCGGCGCCGGTCGTCCTCGTCGCCTTCGTCGTCGCCTGGTTCCTCCGGGAGGACCCGCTCCGCGCCTCCGTCACCGCGCCGGACACCAGCCAGACCCTCGCCTCCAACCCGGTCGAGCGCACCTCGTACGAGGAGGCCGCCCGCGCCCTGTCCGTGCTCGGCTCCCGCGAGGGCCGCAAGGAGATCTACGAGAGGATCACCGCCCGCGCGGGGCTCGACCTGGCCCCCGCCTCCAGCTGGCTGCTGCTGCGCATCCGCCGCCACGGCGGCGTCGAACCCGCCCGGCTCGCCGAGACCGTCCCCGTACCGCTCCGGGTGATCACCGACGCGGCCCGGGAGGTCGAGGAGCGGCGGCTCGCCCGGCGCGAGGGGCTCCGGCTGGTCCTCACCGACACCGGTGCCGCGACCGCCGCCCGCCTCGCCGAGGCCCGCGAGGAGTCCCTCGCCGCGCTCCTCGGCGACTGGTGGGGCCCCGACCGCCCCACCGACCTCGTACAGCTGGTCACGGAGCTCAACGCGGAACTCTGCGGCTCCGACGCGGAGCACCCCCGCGCCCCGGAACCGCCCCGGGACCACCGGGCCTGA
- a CDS encoding peptidoglycan-binding domain-containing protein → MTGQACPECGGRRPGCACARAERAAAEDFDPLRIRPYVTLDAQEGAAAEGGTPGRPGSAAGEAAADEAGDPPTAQLMAIRPPYGAAPSHDASGAGGPVPYGHDGHDAHAPGPTGETLSGQGFGGQSFEGQGFGGQSLDGQGFDGPGWDGHDSHAPDGFAPYGSEGGAHETMPLLLGGVGAGDAAAGTRRGRSRGRRGGLVAGIAAAAVVGTAALAAAVLGGEEPEDRATVPEVTTSASLNIAVSEEPSPSSATPTPTRTPSRTPSPDTPSPSAAPSTASPSASAEPTARPTATAAPTATGGTTPSRPATSAPAPPVAPTTASATPSTTDAPEGATLSLGDTGPEVEELQTRLRLLWVYLEEADGVFDEGLQAALIQYQGRFWQLEDPEGVYGPDTRRKLEQQTKNLYR, encoded by the coding sequence ATGACCGGACAGGCATGTCCTGAATGCGGTGGCCGGAGACCGGGCTGCGCCTGCGCCCGCGCGGAGAGGGCGGCGGCCGAGGACTTCGACCCGCTCCGCATCAGGCCGTACGTGACGCTCGACGCGCAGGAGGGGGCCGCGGCGGAGGGCGGGACGCCGGGCCGGCCGGGGAGCGCGGCAGGGGAGGCGGCGGCGGACGAGGCGGGCGATCCGCCGACGGCCCAGCTGATGGCGATACGGCCCCCGTACGGCGCCGCCCCGTCTCATGACGCGTCCGGGGCGGGTGGTCCTGTCCCGTACGGCCACGACGGCCACGACGCCCACGCCCCGGGTCCGACCGGTGAGACCTTGAGTGGTCAGGGCTTCGGCGGTCAGAGTTTCGAAGGCCAGGGCTTCGGCGGTCAGAGTCTCGACGGTCAGGGCTTCGACGGTCCGGGTTGGGACGGCCACGACTCCCACGCCCCGGACGGCTTCGCGCCGTACGGCTCCGAGGGCGGGGCCCACGAGACGATGCCGCTGCTGCTGGGCGGGGTCGGGGCCGGCGACGCGGCGGCCGGGACGCGGCGCGGACGGTCGCGCGGACGGCGCGGCGGGCTGGTCGCGGGCATCGCGGCGGCGGCCGTGGTCGGCACGGCCGCGCTGGCCGCGGCGGTGCTCGGCGGCGAGGAGCCCGAGGACCGTGCGACGGTGCCCGAGGTGACCACGAGCGCGTCCCTGAACATCGCCGTCTCGGAGGAGCCGTCCCCGTCCTCCGCGACCCCGACGCCGACCCGCACCCCGTCGCGGACGCCGTCCCCGGACACGCCCTCCCCGAGCGCGGCGCCCTCGACGGCCTCCCCGTCCGCGTCGGCGGAGCCGACGGCACGGCCGACGGCGACCGCCGCGCCGACCGCGACCGGCGGCACGACCCCGTCCCGCCCGGCGACGTCGGCGCCCGCGCCGCCGGTGGCCCCGACGACCGCCTCCGCGACGCCCTCGACGACGGACGCGCCCGAGGGCGCGACGCTGAGCCTCGGGGACACGGGCCCGGAGGTGGAGGAGCTCCAGACGCGCCTGCGGCTGCTGTGGGTCTACCTGGAGGAGGCCGACGGGGTGTTCGACGAGGGGCTGCAGGCGGCGCTGATCCAGTACCAGGGCCGGTTCTGGCAGCTGGAGGACCCGGAGGGCGTGTACGGCCCGGACACGCGGCGCAAGCTGGAGCAGCAGACCAAGAATCTCTACCGCTGA
- a CDS encoding HAD-IA family hydrolase — MAATPATLTARALLLDMDGTLVNSDAVVERCWRRWADRQGLDSDEVLKVVHGRQGYATMAILLPDRPMAENHADNAVMLAEETADLDGVVPVPGAPAFMDAIAGLPHALVTSADEPLAQARMGAAGLRMPATRVTAEQVGASKPDPEGFLKGAAELGVDPAECVAFEDSEAGIQAAKAAGMRVVGVGPRAAAFAPDLHVQDLTALQLSTTPAGTITLTTTRG, encoded by the coding sequence ATGGCCGCCACCCCGGCAACGCTCACCGCCCGCGCTCTCCTGCTCGACATGGACGGCACCCTGGTCAACTCGGACGCCGTCGTGGAGCGCTGCTGGCGCCGCTGGGCGGACCGCCAGGGGCTGGACTCCGACGAGGTGCTGAAGGTGGTGCACGGCCGCCAGGGCTACGCGACGATGGCGATCCTCCTCCCGGACCGCCCGATGGCCGAGAACCACGCCGACAACGCGGTGATGCTGGCCGAGGAGACCGCGGACCTCGACGGCGTCGTGCCGGTGCCCGGCGCCCCCGCCTTCATGGACGCGATCGCCGGCCTCCCGCACGCCCTGGTGACCTCGGCGGACGAGCCCCTCGCCCAGGCCCGGATGGGCGCGGCGGGCCTGCGGATGCCGGCGACCCGGGTGACCGCCGAGCAGGTCGGCGCGAGCAAGCCGGACCCGGAGGGCTTCCTCAAGGGCGCCGCCGAGCTGGGCGTCGACCCGGCCGAGTGCGTGGCCTTCGAGGACTCCGAGGCCGGCATCCAGGCCGCGAAGGCGGCCGGCATGCGCGTCGTCGGCGTGGGCCCCCGCGCGGCGGCCTTCGCCCCCGACCTCCACGTCCAGGACCTGACCGCCCTCCAGCTCTCCACCACCCCGGCCGGCACGATCACCCTGACGACCACGCGGGGCTGA
- a CDS encoding HNH endonuclease family protein, protein MPVGKVYARRAAVLASTAALALTGLVTTAPSAQAAMPTPVSAATARTYLAALTVKAEGSLTGYSRDLFPHWITQSGTCNTRETVLKRDGSNVVTDSSCASVSGSWYSPYDGATWTVASDLDIDHVVALAEAWRSGANSWTTSQRQAFANDLTRPQLIAVTDNVNQAKSDLDPAEWLPPRTAYHCTYARAWVHTKYHYNLSVDAAEKSALQSVLNGC, encoded by the coding sequence ATGCCCGTCGGCAAGGTCTACGCGCGTCGAGCCGCCGTGCTCGCCTCCACCGCCGCCCTCGCCCTCACCGGCCTCGTCACCACCGCGCCCTCCGCGCAGGCCGCGATGCCGACCCCGGTCAGCGCCGCCACCGCCCGCACCTACCTCGCCGCCCTGACGGTCAAGGCGGAAGGTTCCCTCACCGGCTACAGCCGGGACCTCTTCCCGCACTGGATCACCCAGTCCGGCACCTGCAACACCCGCGAGACCGTCCTCAAGCGGGACGGCTCGAACGTCGTCACCGACTCCAGCTGCGCCTCCGTCAGCGGCAGTTGGTACTCGCCGTACGACGGCGCCACCTGGACCGTCGCCTCCGACCTCGACATCGACCACGTCGTCGCGCTCGCCGAGGCGTGGCGCTCCGGCGCCAACTCCTGGACCACCAGCCAGCGCCAGGCATTCGCCAACGATCTCACCCGCCCGCAGCTCATAGCCGTCACCGACAACGTGAACCAGGCCAAGAGCGACCTCGACCCGGCCGAGTGGCTGCCCCCGCGCACCGCGTACCACTGCACCTACGCCCGCGCCTGGGTCCACACGAAGTACCACTACAACCTCAGCGTCGACGCGGCGGAGAAGAGCGCGCTCCAGTCCGTCCTCAACGGCTGCTGA
- a CDS encoding DoxX family protein produces the protein MSTLNQRLHQAQPYALGLFRIVVGLLFACHGAASLFGVLGGAMGGGTVPAGTWPGWYAAVIQLVCGALVLVGLGTRAAAFIASGSMAYAYFWAHQPEALFPLQNGGETAALFCWAFALLIFTGPGGLALDALFGRRDPQGNRKAQDAEQQGTPVAA, from the coding sequence ATGAGCACCCTGAACCAGCGCCTGCATCAGGCGCAGCCGTACGCGCTCGGCCTGTTCCGGATCGTCGTCGGCCTGCTCTTCGCCTGCCACGGCGCCGCCTCGCTCTTCGGCGTCCTCGGCGGCGCGATGGGCGGCGGCACCGTCCCCGCCGGCACCTGGCCCGGCTGGTACGCGGCGGTGATCCAGCTCGTCTGCGGCGCCCTCGTCCTCGTCGGCCTCGGCACCCGCGCCGCGGCCTTCATAGCCTCGGGCTCGATGGCGTACGCGTACTTCTGGGCCCACCAGCCGGAGGCGCTCTTCCCGCTCCAGAACGGCGGCGAGACCGCGGCCCTCTTCTGCTGGGCCTTCGCCCTCCTGATCTTCACGGGCCCGGGCGGCCTCGCGCTCGACGCCCTCTTCGGCCGCAGGGACCCGCAGGGCAACCGAAAGGCACAGGACGCCGAGCAGCAGGGCACGCCGGTCGCCGCCTGA
- a CDS encoding DedA family protein, giving the protein MLDSMGSLRSLTAGPWIYPVVATSILLDVFLPVLPSGFLVISAATAASASLGAATAPADVPSLLPLLLTAAAASMLGDFLAYRLALRGGRRLDRAIARSRRLTVARERLGTALARGGGLIVVLARFAPAGRSVVSLGAGAARRRPEEFLPWSALAAVTWASYSVGLGWLGGAWLGATWFSAGVSTLALLLAGGLAGYLIRRPGAAPAAAS; this is encoded by the coding sequence CTGCTCGACAGCATGGGCTCGCTGAGGTCGCTGACCGCGGGCCCGTGGATCTATCCGGTGGTGGCGACGTCGATCCTGCTCGACGTCTTTCTGCCCGTGCTGCCGAGCGGCTTCCTCGTGATCTCCGCCGCCACGGCCGCCTCCGCATCCCTCGGCGCGGCCACGGCCCCGGCGGACGTCCCCTCCCTCCTCCCGCTGCTCCTGACCGCGGCGGCGGCCTCGATGCTCGGCGACTTCCTCGCGTACCGGCTGGCGCTCCGCGGCGGCCGGCGTCTGGACCGGGCGATAGCCCGCTCCCGCCGCCTCACCGTGGCGCGGGAACGTCTCGGCACCGCCCTGGCCCGCGGCGGCGGCCTGATCGTGGTCCTGGCCCGGTTCGCCCCGGCGGGCCGCTCGGTGGTCTCCCTGGGGGCGGGCGCGGCACGGCGGCGCCCGGAGGAGTTCCTGCCCTGGTCGGCCCTGGCGGCGGTGACCTGGGCCTCGTACAGCGTGGGGCTGGGCTGGCTCGGCGGGGCGTGGCTGGGCGCGACCTGGTTCAGCGCGGGGGTCTCGACCCTGGCGCTGCTGCTGGCGGGCGGCCTGGCCGGCTATCTCATACGGCGTCCGGGTGCGGCTCCGGCGGCGGCGTCCTGA
- a CDS encoding DUF2277 domain-containing protein: MCRSIKTLRPPVLPHEATQDDIRAAALQYVRKVSGFRAPAAHNREVFDRAVDEIADATARLLDTLEVRGASHQH, encoded by the coding sequence ATGTGCCGCAGCATCAAGACACTCCGCCCGCCCGTTCTGCCCCATGAGGCGACCCAGGACGACATCCGCGCCGCCGCGCTCCAGTACGTCCGCAAGGTCTCCGGCTTCCGCGCGCCCGCCGCGCACAACCGGGAGGTCTTCGACCGGGCCGTCGACGAGATCGCCGACGCCACCGCCCGGCTTCTCGACACCCTGGAGGTGAGAGGGGCGTCGCACCAGCACTAG
- a CDS encoding GntR family transcriptional regulator, giving the protein MTDQEGTRRPKYQRIADELRTAIQSGDFAPGDRLPGENDLMSTYEVARMTARQALAVLRGEGLTEARKGAGVFVRAFRPLRRRGVPRLAGEGWGGGRSVWAAEIEDRALVVDQVTVAEEEAGPRIAQALNLAPHDTVCVRSRRFVLDDRPVLLSVSYLAADLVRGTAITRPDTGPGGTYARLAELGHRPVRFREELRCRMPTADETGRLTLPPGTPVVLIGRTAFTEPGRPVELNEMTLDASSYILEYDFDA; this is encoded by the coding sequence GTGACTGACCAGGAGGGCACCCGTCGGCCCAAGTACCAGCGCATCGCCGATGAGTTGAGGACGGCGATCCAGTCCGGCGACTTCGCGCCGGGCGACCGGCTCCCCGGCGAGAACGACCTCATGTCCACCTACGAGGTGGCCCGGATGACCGCCCGCCAGGCGCTCGCGGTGCTCCGCGGGGAGGGCCTCACGGAGGCCCGGAAGGGCGCCGGCGTCTTCGTCCGCGCCTTCCGTCCGCTGCGCCGCCGCGGCGTCCCTCGCCTGGCGGGCGAGGGCTGGGGCGGCGGACGTTCGGTCTGGGCGGCGGAGATCGAGGACCGGGCGCTGGTGGTGGACCAGGTGACGGTGGCGGAGGAGGAGGCGGGTCCCCGGATCGCGCAGGCCCTGAACCTGGCACCGCACGACACCGTGTGTGTCCGCAGCCGCCGCTTCGTCCTGGACGACCGGCCGGTGCTGCTCTCGGTCTCGTACCTCGCCGCCGACCTGGTCCGCGGCACCGCGATCACCCGGCCGGACACCGGCCCGGGAGGCACGTACGCCCGCCTCGCCGAGCTGGGGCACCGTCCGGTGCGCTTCCGCGAGGAGCTGCGCTGCCGGATGCCGACGGCCGACGAGACCGGCCGCCTGACCCTCCCGCCGGGGACCCCGGTGGTCCTCATCGGCCGCACGGCCTTCACGGAGCCGGGCAGACCGGTCGAACTCAACGAGATGACCCTGGACGCGTCGTCCTACATCCTGGAGTACGACTTCGACGCGTGA
- a CDS encoding DUF4231 domain-containing protein: MTAQRYVEGRLAQYQEWYDVKATRMKAMHLRMRTVSVVGGALVPVFVNLDAGFARVTATVLSVVVVAAVSLESVYRYREQWKNYRSTEQLLGHERIYFETRVGPYRELSKREAFGLLVARVEKAIANENAATLNVMTLGGQVSADLQGGGGQAKPAAVQEAGVQEVGVPAPRQG; the protein is encoded by the coding sequence ATGACGGCGCAGCGGTATGTCGAGGGGCGGCTGGCGCAGTATCAGGAGTGGTACGACGTCAAGGCGACGCGGATGAAGGCGATGCATCTGCGGATGCGGACCGTTTCCGTCGTCGGCGGGGCGCTCGTGCCGGTGTTCGTGAACCTGGACGCCGGGTTCGCGCGGGTGACCGCGACCGTGCTGAGCGTGGTCGTCGTCGCTGCGGTGTCGCTGGAGAGCGTCTACCGGTACCGGGAGCAGTGGAAGAACTACCGGTCCACCGAGCAGCTGCTCGGGCACGAGCGGATCTACTTCGAGACGCGGGTCGGGCCGTACCGGGAGTTGTCGAAGCGGGAGGCGTTCGGTCTGCTCGTCGCCCGGGTCGAGAAGGCCATCGCCAACGAGAACGCCGCCACCCTGAACGTGATGACCCTCGGTGGGCAGGTCAGTGCCGATCTCCAGGGCGGTGGCGGGCAGGCGAAGCCGGCCGCGGTTCAGGAGGCCGGGGTCCAGGAGGTCGGGGTGCCCGCGCCCCGGCAGGGGTGA
- a CDS encoding DUF6959 family protein produces the protein MERVEAELLTDAGNDAVVRLPGRAFPGILIQGDTLSVLRDDVAELVALCAAGDLEEATYVAGLLQSDLTAKLQRYTAALEAHGIRTPF, from the coding sequence ATGGAACGAGTGGAAGCCGAACTCCTCACCGACGCCGGCAACGACGCCGTGGTCCGCCTCCCGGGCCGCGCCTTCCCCGGCATCCTGATCCAGGGGGACACACTCAGCGTCCTCCGCGACGACGTCGCCGAACTGGTCGCCCTGTGCGCGGCCGGCGACCTGGAGGAGGCGACCTACGTGGCCGGCCTCCTCCAGTCAGACCTGACCGCGAAACTCCAGCGCTACACGGCAGCCCTAGAGGCGCACGGAATCCGCACCCCCTTCTAA
- a CDS encoding HNH endonuclease produces MHRGAITREAVLKAMAEYDELGRDAFLAKYGFGEARSYVVLHDGREYDSKAIAGVAHQWDQGRALRPDEFSGGKEHAAAWLKRAGFEVKAIKNPDWARDEIILACQLVMENGWKGLDAQDARVVELSGLLQLLPLHAEAERNEKFRNPNGVARKTSDIATRHPEYQGKPTNGGALDVAVLLEFLARPGEMTEAARLIRQGIVTGELQSLAPTEEEEFGDYSAPEGRLLMRRHQARERNKSLRKKKIASVIQRGGRLACEACGFDFEQVYGDRGAGYIECHHVVPLHEAGEGRTKLSDLALICANCHRMIHRRAPWPTPDELRASIEQRHAADRGAARTIAQPRRTADTQMPQP; encoded by the coding sequence ATGCACAGAGGAGCGATCACACGGGAAGCCGTACTCAAGGCCATGGCGGAGTACGACGAGTTGGGGCGGGATGCATTCCTGGCAAAGTACGGCTTTGGCGAGGCTCGCTCGTACGTTGTGCTGCACGACGGGCGGGAGTACGACTCCAAAGCTATAGCGGGCGTGGCGCATCAGTGGGATCAGGGGCGAGCCCTCAGGCCTGATGAGTTCAGCGGAGGCAAGGAGCATGCCGCGGCGTGGCTGAAGCGGGCAGGTTTCGAAGTCAAGGCCATCAAGAATCCTGACTGGGCCCGAGACGAGATCATCCTTGCCTGTCAGCTCGTGATGGAGAACGGCTGGAAGGGGCTGGATGCTCAGGATGCCAGGGTGGTTGAGCTGTCCGGCCTGCTCCAGCTGCTTCCCCTCCACGCCGAGGCGGAGCGCAACGAGAAGTTCCGCAACCCGAACGGAGTGGCGCGCAAGACGTCCGACATCGCCACGCGGCATCCGGAATACCAGGGCAAGCCCACGAACGGCGGTGCCCTCGACGTCGCGGTGCTGCTGGAGTTCCTTGCCCGGCCCGGAGAGATGACCGAGGCTGCGCGACTCATTCGGCAGGGCATCGTGACCGGCGAGCTGCAGAGCCTCGCGCCGACCGAGGAAGAGGAGTTCGGTGACTACAGCGCTCCTGAGGGACGGCTTCTCATGCGTCGGCACCAGGCCCGTGAGCGGAACAAGAGTCTGCGGAAGAAGAAGATCGCTTCTGTGATTCAGCGCGGTGGGCGACTGGCGTGCGAGGCGTGTGGGTTCGACTTCGAGCAGGTCTACGGCGACCGTGGTGCGGGGTACATCGAGTGCCATCACGTCGTGCCGTTGCATGAAGCTGGCGAGGGACGGACCAAGCTCAGCGATCTCGCTCTCATATGCGCCAACTGTCATCGCATGATCCACCGGCGTGCGCCATGGCCGACCCCTGATGAGCTGCGGGCTTCCATCGAGCAAAGGCATGCGGCTGATAGGGGTGCTGCGAGGACCATCGCACAGCCCCGCAGGACGGCTGACACGCAGATGCCGCAGCCGTGA
- a CDS encoding Imm32 family immunity protein: MNSEHRSAPTENTHVTVVADGAGLVFAWDEGARIEVRGLGGEVVIEANAAGLRTLAGHLLVLAGDGVPDGAHLHLEDSNGLEEGSVGLVLERSDEE, from the coding sequence ATGAACTCTGAGCACCGCAGTGCCCCGACGGAGAACACCCACGTCACAGTCGTGGCGGACGGTGCTGGGCTGGTCTTTGCATGGGATGAGGGCGCGCGCATCGAGGTACGTGGCCTCGGGGGTGAGGTTGTGATCGAGGCGAACGCGGCCGGCCTCAGGACGCTGGCGGGCCACCTGCTGGTGCTGGCCGGGGATGGCGTGCCCGATGGGGCCCATCTGCACCTCGAAGACAGCAACGGACTTGAGGAGGGGTCCGTGGGTCTGGTGTTGGAGCGCAGCGACGAGGAGTAA